A part of Streptomyces sp. NBC_01210 genomic DNA contains:
- a CDS encoding NAD(P)-dependent oxidoreductase, with translation MSAPKPAVSVLGLGMMGSALAAAFLKAGHPVTVWNRSAARTGPLVAQGALPAGTAAEAVAASPLVVVCLLTNDNVEELLATLAEEVSGRTLVNVTNGTPAQARELAAWAAKHGAEYLDGGIMAVPQMIAGPHAYVFYSGPQGTFDAHRETLSALGGTKYVGTDPGLAALYDLALLTGMYGMVLGVMQAYALVRTEDIPATEFSELLVPWISAMLAGAPQWATSIDSGRHLTDVSSLAVNHAAFPNFLAAFRDQGVRTDLFEPFQAILDRAMTEGHEADGLSRIADLLRK, from the coding sequence ATGTCCGCGCCCAAGCCCGCCGTATCCGTTCTCGGCCTCGGAATGATGGGCTCTGCCCTCGCCGCCGCTTTTCTGAAGGCCGGGCACCCTGTCACCGTCTGGAACAGATCCGCCGCCAGGACCGGCCCGCTGGTCGCCCAGGGCGCGCTCCCCGCCGGCACCGCCGCCGAAGCCGTCGCCGCGAGCCCCCTGGTGGTTGTCTGTCTGCTCACCAACGACAACGTCGAGGAGCTCCTCGCCACCCTTGCCGAGGAGGTCTCGGGCAGGACGCTGGTCAACGTCACCAACGGAACCCCGGCCCAGGCCCGGGAGTTGGCGGCCTGGGCGGCGAAGCACGGGGCCGAGTACCTCGACGGCGGCATCATGGCCGTACCGCAGATGATCGCGGGCCCGCACGCGTACGTCTTCTACAGCGGCCCGCAGGGTACGTTCGACGCCCACCGCGAGACGCTGTCCGCCCTCGGCGGCACGAAGTACGTCGGCACCGACCCCGGCCTCGCCGCGCTCTACGACCTGGCGCTGCTGACCGGCATGTACGGCATGGTCCTCGGTGTGATGCAGGCCTACGCCCTGGTGCGTACGGAGGACATCCCCGCCACCGAGTTCTCCGAGCTCCTGGTCCCCTGGATCAGCGCGATGCTCGCCGGCGCGCCCCAGTGGGCCACATCGATCGACTCGGGCCGGCACCTCACGGACGTCTCCAGCCTCGCCGTGAACCACGCGGCCTTCCCGAACTTCCTCGCCGCCTTCCGCGACCAGGGCGTCAGAACTGATCTTTTCGAGCCCTTCCAGGCGATCCTGGACCGCGCGATGACCGAGGGCCACGAGGCCGACGGCCTGTCCCGCATCGCCGACCTGCTCAGGAAGTGA